A region of Terriglobia bacterium DNA encodes the following proteins:
- a CDS encoding adenosine deaminase: protein MSELRSVCRRVVVLLLLLSAIPAWPQAIKIQKTPAGPEQKTARYFESVRNQPSLLMDFLKQMPKGADLHNHLSGAVYAESFVKWAVQDGLCIDRPTSSISPPPCDATKDRPPAGAAYQDQGLYNQLLDAFSMRGWLPARESGHDHFFATFGKFGAAGNGHTADMLAEVRSRAAAEHLQYMELMFTPDGGAASGLGRQLGWNDDFVKMRDGLLAGGLDKVFADTSKNLDQIEAAEKQIMHCDQPQADAGCAVQARYLYQVARGIPKEMVFAQLLTGFEMATRDPRVVGLNMVMAEDWYVPVHDFNLHMDMLDFLHKLYPKVHITLHAGELTPEIAAPEELFHIRASIEKGQAERIGHGVDVMREPNPTELLKKMARERILVEVCLTSNDVILGVTGARHPLPVYLKFGVPVALATDDEGVARSNMTQEYQRAAETYHLSYADLKKMARASLAFSFLPDQEKTKAKETLEKAFAEFERKF from the coding sequence ATGTCAGAACTTCGTTCCGTATGCCGCCGTGTTGTCGTCCTGCTGCTATTGCTTTCCGCCATCCCGGCCTGGCCGCAGGCCATCAAAATCCAGAAAACACCTGCCGGTCCTGAACAAAAAACAGCACGCTATTTTGAGTCGGTGCGCAATCAGCCGTCACTGCTGATGGATTTCCTCAAACAAATGCCCAAGGGCGCGGACCTGCACAATCATTTGTCGGGCGCCGTGTATGCGGAAAGCTTTGTGAAGTGGGCCGTACAGGACGGCCTGTGCATTGACCGCCCCACGTCTTCCATTTCGCCGCCACCTTGCGATGCCACCAAAGACCGTCCTCCGGCCGGCGCCGCATATCAAGACCAGGGGCTTTACAACCAGCTTTTGGACGCATTCTCCATGCGCGGCTGGCTCCCGGCGCGAGAGTCCGGGCATGACCACTTCTTTGCCACCTTCGGCAAGTTTGGCGCCGCCGGCAATGGCCACACCGCGGACATGCTGGCGGAAGTGCGCTCCCGCGCGGCCGCTGAGCACCTGCAATACATGGAGCTGATGTTTACGCCGGACGGCGGAGCAGCATCCGGACTCGGGCGCCAACTGGGCTGGAATGACGATTTCGTCAAGATGCGCGATGGGCTGCTCGCCGGCGGGCTCGACAAAGTATTCGCCGACACCAGCAAGAACCTGGACCAGATTGAAGCGGCCGAAAAGCAAATCATGCATTGCGATCAGCCGCAAGCTGACGCCGGTTGTGCCGTGCAGGCCCGCTATCTCTACCAGGTGGCGCGCGGTATCCCGAAGGAAATGGTCTTTGCCCAGTTGCTCACCGGATTTGAGATGGCAACGCGCGATCCGCGCGTCGTCGGCCTGAATATGGTGATGGCCGAAGACTGGTACGTCCCCGTCCATGACTTCAACCTGCACATGGACATGCTGGACTTCCTCCACAAGCTCTACCCCAAGGTGCACATCACGCTCCATGCCGGCGAGCTGACGCCGGAGATCGCCGCGCCGGAGGAACTGTTCCACATTCGCGCTTCCATCGAGAAAGGCCAGGCTGAGCGCATCGGACACGGCGTGGACGTGATGCGCGAACCCAATCCCACTGAACTGCTCAAGAAGATGGCGCGCGAGCGAATCCTGGTGGAAGTCTGCCTGACCAGCAACGATGTGATTCTGGGCGTGACGGGCGCACGGCACCCGCTGCCGGTGTATCTCAAGTTTGGTGTCCCCGTGGCGCTGGCCACTGACGATGAAGGCGTTGCCCGCTCGAACATGACCCAGGAATACCAGCGCGCCGCGGAAACCTATCATCTCAGTTACGCCGACTTGAAGAAGATGGCGCGAGCCAGCCTCGCGTTCAGTTTTCTTCCCGATCAAGAGAAGACCAAAGCCAAGGAAACGCTGGAAAAGGCTTTCGCCGAGTTTGAGCGCAAATTCTAG
- a CDS encoding thymidine phosphorylase: MHVTDLIRRKRDGGELQREEIEFLINGYTRDAIPDYQMSAWLMAVVIRGMTRAELAALTESMLNSGQVLDLSDLPAPKVDKHSTGGVGDKTSLVLAPVAAAGGLYVPMISGRGLGHTGGTLDKLESIPGFNVNLSVTEFRRVLAQCGAGMIGQTAEIAPADKRIYALRDVTGTVESPYLICASIMSKKLAEGIDALVLDVKTGSGAFMKSEKDAAFLAELMVETGQRLGKRIVALITDMDQPLGRAVGNANEVAECIDVLNGKGPDDLRELCLALSAWMFLLGKRVATVDEGRKLAEELIAGGKAREKFREMIRLQGGNPAVMDNPALLPQAKQQADIASPGPGYVTSIMCEQIGTACVLLGGGREKKEDSVDPAVGIIVHKKLGDKVSAGEPLCTVYYNSQERLEQARPLILQSYKIDATPPTQTRQLVKRIIGDQSS, from the coding sequence ATGCACGTCACTGACCTGATCCGGCGCAAGCGCGATGGCGGCGAACTCCAGCGCGAAGAAATCGAATTCCTGATCAACGGCTACACCCGCGACGCCATCCCTGACTACCAGATGTCCGCGTGGCTGATGGCGGTTGTCATTCGCGGGATGACCCGCGCCGAGCTGGCCGCGCTCACCGAATCCATGCTGAACTCCGGCCAGGTGCTGGACCTCTCCGACCTTCCCGCGCCCAAAGTGGACAAGCACTCCACCGGCGGCGTGGGCGATAAGACTTCACTCGTCCTGGCCCCTGTGGCTGCCGCCGGAGGTCTGTACGTGCCCATGATCAGCGGACGAGGCCTGGGCCACACCGGAGGCACGCTCGACAAACTGGAGTCCATCCCCGGCTTCAACGTGAATCTCTCCGTCACCGAATTTCGCCGCGTCTTGGCGCAGTGCGGCGCGGGGATGATCGGCCAGACGGCGGAGATTGCTCCCGCGGACAAGCGCATTTACGCGCTGCGCGATGTGACCGGCACGGTAGAAAGCCCATACCTGATCTGCGCGTCCATCATGAGCAAGAAACTGGCGGAAGGCATTGACGCGCTGGTGCTCGATGTGAAGACCGGCAGCGGAGCGTTCATGAAGTCAGAGAAAGACGCCGCGTTCCTCGCAGAGTTGATGGTCGAAACCGGCCAGCGACTGGGCAAGCGCATCGTGGCCCTGATTACCGACATGGACCAGCCGCTGGGCCGGGCCGTGGGCAACGCCAATGAAGTCGCCGAGTGCATTGACGTCCTCAACGGCAAAGGCCCTGACGATCTGCGCGAACTTTGCCTGGCGCTCAGCGCCTGGATGTTCCTGCTGGGCAAACGCGTGGCCACGGTGGACGAAGGTAGAAAGCTGGCAGAAGAGCTTATCGCCGGCGGAAAAGCGCGCGAGAAATTCCGCGAGATGATCCGCCTCCAGGGCGGCAACCCGGCGGTGATGGACAATCCCGCTCTGCTGCCGCAAGCCAAGCAGCAAGCTGACATCGCCAGCCCGGGACCAGGCTACGTTACCAGCATCATGTGCGAGCAAATCGGCACGGCCTGCGTGCTTCTCGGCGGCGGAAGAGAAAAGAAGGAAGATTCTGTGGACCCCGCAGTCGGAATCATCGTGCATAAAAAGCTCGGCGACAAGGTGTCCGCCGGAGAGCCGCTATGCACCGTCTACTACAATTCGCAGGAACGGCTTGAGCAAGCGCGGCCACTTATTCTGCAAAGCTACAAGATTGACGCGACGCCGCCTACGCAGACCAGGCAACTGGTGAAACGCATTATTGGGGACCAGAGCAGCTAA
- a CDS encoding purine-nucleoside phosphorylase — MSDQFSQAEEAAKFVLSRTPLRPSVAVVLGSGLGGFADEMADAVRVPYQEIPHFARSTAIGHAGQLVIGNIAGSPAVVMQGRFHLYEGYPAETVVFPMRVFARMGVRAAVLTNAAGGIKLEYGQGRLVVVTDHINLQGQNPLVGAEDPRLGARFIDMTEAYSKSYRQIALEAGKRLAIELGQGVYAGMLGPSYETPAEIRFLRAIGADLVGMSTVAEVIAARQLGIKVLAISCVTNMAAGILDQQISHQEVLETGQKISGQFKALLREVVPRIAQDVSNA; from the coding sequence GTGAGCGACCAATTCAGTCAAGCGGAAGAAGCAGCCAAATTCGTTTTGTCACGCACGCCGTTGCGTCCCAGCGTGGCGGTGGTGCTGGGATCGGGGCTGGGAGGATTCGCCGACGAGATGGCAGACGCGGTCCGCGTCCCTTATCAGGAGATACCTCACTTCGCGCGTTCCACTGCGATCGGCCACGCCGGCCAGTTGGTGATCGGCAACATTGCCGGCAGCCCGGCGGTGGTGATGCAAGGCCGGTTCCATCTGTATGAAGGCTATCCGGCTGAAACCGTCGTCTTCCCTATGCGAGTCTTTGCGCGCATGGGCGTCCGCGCCGCCGTGCTTACCAACGCCGCCGGCGGCATCAAGCTCGAGTACGGACAAGGACGGCTGGTGGTGGTCACCGACCACATCAATCTGCAGGGCCAGAACCCGTTGGTTGGCGCGGAAGATCCACGGCTTGGCGCGCGGTTCATTGATATGACGGAAGCTTATTCAAAGAGCTATCGCCAGATCGCGCTGGAAGCCGGCAAGCGACTGGCCATTGAACTGGGCCAGGGCGTGTATGCCGGGATGCTCGGCCCCAGCTATGAGACTCCGGCGGAGATTCGTTTCTTGCGCGCCATCGGCGCCGATCTGGTCGGGATGTCCACGGTGGCGGAAGTGATTGCCGCGCGTCAGTTGGGCATCAAAGTCCTGGCCATTTCCTGCGTGACCAACATGGCCGCGGGAATCCTGGACCAGCAGATCAGTCACCAGGAAGTGCTGGAGACCGGGCAAAAGATATCCGGGCAGTTCAAGGCCTTATTGCGCGAAGTGGTGCCGCGGATTGCGCAGGATGTATCGAATGCTTAG
- a CDS encoding sigma-70 family RNA polymerase sigma factor: MAPSIGSLRAEPCQDCSLERAGGATASHHTGELALSPARGNAASLEARRRGGVAIIPAMAWEELADEALIAKYREEADKQTAEQYVNELFRRHHVKVARWCLSFAPDRESAADLAQEICAKAYQKLSLFKGDSKFSTWLFSVARNHCLNSVRSRANAPVMETDETVMETLPDLVSDNPLKTVERNQLAGLARQLINETLEETEKTVFTLHYAEEVPLDVITRMLKLDNASGAKAYLVSAKRKLERATKRWKASQ, from the coding sequence ATGGCACCTTCAATCGGCTCCTTGCGGGCAGAACCTTGCCAGGACTGCTCGCTGGAGCGGGCGGGAGGCGCTACGGCTAGTCACCACACTGGTGAACTGGCGTTGTCACCGGCACGTGGCAACGCCGCTTCACTGGAGGCCCGCAGAAGGGGCGGGGTTGCTATAATCCCGGCGATGGCCTGGGAAGAGCTTGCAGACGAGGCCCTAATCGCAAAATACCGCGAGGAAGCCGACAAGCAGACCGCGGAACAGTATGTAAACGAACTGTTTCGACGCCACCACGTGAAGGTGGCCCGCTGGTGCTTGTCATTCGCGCCGGACCGAGAATCGGCGGCCGACCTGGCCCAGGAAATCTGCGCCAAAGCCTACCAAAAACTCTCCTTGTTCAAAGGAGATTCAAAATTTTCAACTTGGTTGTTCTCCGTGGCCCGGAACCACTGTCTTAATAGTGTGCGGTCGCGAGCCAACGCTCCGGTGATGGAAACTGACGAGACGGTCATGGAAACCCTGCCCGACCTGGTCAGCGACAATCCCCTGAAAACAGTGGAACGCAACCAACTGGCGGGACTTGCGCGCCAACTGATCAATGAAACGCTGGAAGAAACCGAAAAGACGGTCTTCACGCTTCATTATGCAGAAGAGGTCCCCCTGGATGTGATTACCCGCATGTTGAAATTGGACAACGCCAGCGGAGCCAAGGCTTACCTGGTAAGCGCCAAGAGAAAGCTGGAACGAGCCACAAAGAGATGGAAGGCAAGTCAGTAA
- the cdd gene encoding cytidine deaminase — protein sequence MPPSSLTAQDREMLIAAARKALERAYARYSNFRVGAAVLTDQGEVFTGVNVENASYGLTNCAERSAIFTAVQLTKAAKLSIRAVAVVTGDDVPCSPCGACRQVIFEFGDHAVVIFKGQQGYLEMSIEDLLPHSFRLS from the coding sequence ATGCCGCCCAGTTCTCTTACGGCGCAAGACCGCGAAATGCTGATCGCCGCCGCCCGCAAGGCGCTGGAACGCGCTTACGCCCGTTATTCCAACTTCCGCGTGGGAGCCGCTGTGCTCACCGACCAAGGTGAAGTCTTCACCGGAGTCAACGTGGAAAATGCCTCTTACGGGCTTACCAATTGTGCTGAACGTTCAGCCATCTTCACCGCCGTCCAGCTGACCAAAGCGGCCAAGCTCTCCATCCGCGCCGTGGCAGTCGTCACCGGCGACGACGTTCCATGTTCGCCCTGCGGTGCCTGCCGCCAGGTGATTTTTGAGTTCGGCGACCATGCCGTGGTCATCTTCAAGGGGCAGCAGGGGTATCTAGAGATGTCCATTGAGGATTTACTGCCGCACAGCTTCCGTTTATCCTGA